A region of the Silene latifolia isolate original U9 population unplaced genomic scaffold, ASM4854445v1 scaffold_79, whole genome shotgun sequence genome:
CAAATGATTTAAAAAGGTCTTAGAgccaagcatatatccacactcaataacaattgatcactgtaagacggtttcaattactaatcttgattactctatcgtgaatgacaaattccaattctccttatgaatagttaattaaaacgaatcccgttcttaatcaaccctaactgttaaacaaccttaacaatccagttcaagatttaattcaacaacagcaatataaaatagagaactcgatagagaataaataatgcatacaatccagttgcactttagatatttatgtgaatcgcttctagtactaatatcaacgtatccCGTTCAATATTAATTCCTAGCTGTTACTAGCGTAgagttaatcaataaatcctattcaattaacaatactaacaatagaatgaagaaatcaatcactagttgtacacctagcaataatcaatcaacattcataaaattaataactaagcaattcacaataatcaagacaagaaattaaaacattcaaactcacaatcgTATTATGAGCGCTTCAATTGCTTGAATCCAAGAAGAAAGATTAGTTACACATCGTCTGCTAAAAACAATAATAGGGTTTCTCTCCTCAAAGTTGTGTCCCCCTtttctaaaactaaaataataagttatatagtaataaggtaaataattaaagtaggaaataaagtactaaaaataataataataataataaaattcatcggaacaaaccgagtcaaataaggaaacaaaacacGAGAATTTAATTGGAAACAAAGCTGGAAGCGTGACACAGCAGGTCGCACATAGGTCGCACATAGGTCGCGCCTCGGTCGCGCGTAGGTCGAACGCAGGTCAAACGCAGgtcacgcatagctgctgccgctgcccttttcttttgatttatgCGCCCTCAATTAGCGCACTTTAAGCGCACACGTCTCATGTATCTCCATAGGTATCCGGGCCTATCTCTCCTCGGACTTAGACTCCGTTTAAAACTTGTAAAACCGGCCCAATAGCTAACCAAAGCTCACTAACAAATAACCTGCAATTAAGCTTCATAATACTACTCCAAGCCATTAAAACCATACTAAATCGCTCCAAATAACTACGACTAAATGAGTCGTATCAATATTCTACCTTTTCCTTCATCATTAATGGAGTCGGGAATTGAACCATATTTCACCGTACATAAAATTCAATGAGGTTTGTTAATTTCTCTATTAATTTTCCTTAATTTTGATTTATGAGTTTCGAATTTGTTAATTCGTCAACAAATTAGGGTTGACGAATTGTTGATTCGagtttatatacatgtaattgggGTTTTCAATTGAAATTAGGGTTGGATTCATAAATTACCTTAATTGTTTCGAATTTGTTAATTCGTAAACTTTTCACATATTGAAACTCAAGAACTTCTGCCAAATTTTTTAAATTGATTATTTTTTAACCTAAATTAATATGTAGAACTTGCTAAAAATTTAGCTTAGAATCATAATAAGACACAACGAGGACTAGTAGTTACAAACAAAGATGGAATAACGCCTAATTTTCAGATTTTATTCTTTTTTAGAGGTGTTTTAATCAACGGTAAATTAATGAACGGGACTGAGGGATTATAATTTTACGTTTAGCTGCAAAATATTTAAACTGAGAATTAGCTTACTAGTGCTTGTTTTCTTGTTATGAATTGATGGGTTTGGATTTTGTAGATTATGAGAATGTGTGTAAATAAAGTTTCTGCTTGGGTTGTGAAGTGTGATTTACTTGAAGATAGGTAAAAATTGTTCAACATGTATTATTGCAGATTGATTTAACCTCTCACATTATACGCAACACCTTGGTCATTAAGATGGGACCTTGGTCTTTGTCCTTTGTTTCAATGTTGTGTATTACTAGTTAATTGTCTTTGTGAAAATAATTACAAAATTTGAAGGATTGGTGGTCTTTACTTTCATGAACTTTGTAAGCTATAGCAGGTGGGTTATGGTTAACATACTTTTGTGCTCTAGGAACACATACATCCGGCGTACCGGCACATCAATTGGTTTTGATTGAACTCAAGTGCTGTGAAGTAGAAGTCTTACTTTGGTAGTTTGGTAGAAAAATGACACACAACAAGAATGCTCACTTCCCTCTCACGCCCTCCAAAGCACCCTCAAAAAGTGTAATCGTTTCCACCGCCTAGCAAAGAGTAACACACCCACATCCTCAAAATACAAAAGagcaaagtaacaataattagtgACCGTAGTCACCACAATAGagcaatagaaaacaatgctacGCCCCTTATCGCTCCATCCTAACCAAAAATTCACAAGGCTCACAATAAAAACCAACTAGCCATGTATATAATCCTAGACACCTCTACTCCACTCACTAGCACAAAACCAACAACCGCCATAGCAAGGTGCAACCAACAACAACATAGCACCGCGGTTCTCCTCACCTTAGCCACTAGTCCTACCCGACCGACCTTCTTTAGCACCTTTCTTATGACGCCACACCAAAAACAGGACACAAAAATTAGTGTGAAAtggatttttttttctaaatctctcattttgcctagagcgcccgcccttgcgggttttcactcTAGCTATTTCCTCACACTACTCTCGTGGCACGCatctcaattcttcattttacccggagcgccctttcgggttttcactccgtcctcggccacttttcccatttttgcctaggtgccctttcgggttttcacctagccgggatactttcctttctttttttcttttcttttttcaaatttttttcccttttttttttgttttttttttgttttttttttttaaaattggaAAGCAAACTAAATTACAAACGACGGAATAAAATGTACAATAGTGACTATACCCCTCCCCATGCTTGAACTCAACATTGTCCCCAATGTTGTACGAATGTACGGGAACACAAAAGAAACAAGAAGGGGCATACCACCAACTAGGAAGAAGGAGACCCGGAGCGACGGGTCCGCTGGGACTCTTGCACGAGCCCCCCTCGCTAACTCTCCATACATGGAATCCACGGGGTTTTTGTAAGACCCCGGATTCATGTCCTTGAACATGTCACTCATCTCTCAATTCCTCACCAATCGCTACACGGCCTCGCCAAGAGGCATCATCAATAGCTTCTCCACCACTAGTACCCTCACCATCATCgcctcctcctcttcctcatcATTCACAGGTTCGCCCGAACCGACCTCCTCCATAGCCACAGCCTCACCACAAAGAACTCCAACAACTTACGACAACTTTTGAGGTAGTTTCGCATCTTTCGGGGTGGATTTTTCCGTTTTGGGGCCATCTAACAACAACACAAAGAATAAaccaataacaacaacaagaaaaaaagaaagaactcGACAACACCGCAATCTCAACAACACCACAAAGAACTCCAACACTCCCTTTATCCAAAGAATAACTACACAAGACTTCCTCTCCGCACCACACAAAAACTTCAACAACTCAAAGACTCCCACAAACACCCAAAGACTATTGTCTACCTAACCTCACTTCACCAACACCTAGTCACAAAGAACTCTAGCAACAAATTCAAAGAACTCCAAAGAATAAATTCACAACAATCCGTAAATTCACACCTAGCAACAACGCAAAGAACCCAAGAAATACACTCAAAGAACTCCAACAACAACTCACGATGACCACTACCTCACTCGCGACAAAACCCGACACCGAACCTTACGATGAGCCTTCAATTCAAGAATAAAGTGCCAAAGCAGAGAAATTGAAATTAAGCATAAGTACTTACAGACCAACCGCAATTGTTAAGAACTTGAAACTCGCCGAAATAGAGACAACAAACCCAATTCAGGCCTCAAAATCGCTTCCACCCAGGTATCAATTTTCGAGTTCATAAATTAAGGGTATGAAACCCGATTTCGCCCCAAATTCAGCAAAGACAGACGAAATTTCAAAGAACAATGGATCGAACTCACAAATTAGGGACTGAGCAGTTCGAAGTTGACACACAATACCCAGATTAAGCGCTCAAAAACGAATTGGGGCaaaaattgtttaattgtttCAATTCCAAAATTAGGGTTAGAGAACCCCCAAATTTTCGGACCAAATTCAAAGAACAATAGGACAAATTTCAGCATTAAAGGGACGATTTTGTTGTTGAAATAATAGTGAATGAACACGATATAGGAATTGCAGAAAGAAGAATCCCCAATTGTTTCAGAAATTAGGTTATAAACCCCAATTTTTCGCACCAAATTTAAGTAGTATAGAGATGAATTTGGAATTTGAACAATGAATGAACAAGAAGCAACGATATTGTGCGGATtatatttttttgatttattGAGCATCAATTTGTGGGAGAGATTTGGAAATAAGAAGGATTTGTATGGAAGTGATTTGATTTTTAGGAAATAGGAAGAAGAAAGGGAAGGGTTATTACCTGAGAAAGAGGCGCGCGACATTCGTGCAAACCTCGGGTGAGCGTCGAACGCGCGTTGGGTGCGCATAGGGTGAATGTCGAGCGAGATGAAGCGCTCGTTATTAATTCTTCGATTTATGCGCGACAGTTAATGCGCTCGATGCTCAACTATGGCGCGCAATACTTGACCCCTCCGTCTCGAGGACTTTTCCTCCCGTCTTGAAATATTATTCTACGGTCCTAGTATACATAATAAACCgtcaaaataaaattaattaaaacgagtaataaacataaaacaataaaatttcTAATTACTAATGAAACGAAATAAATTAACTAACTATGAACCTtaattaaagaaatattacaaagaAAAAGGATACAAaacccgggttgcctcccgtgAGCGCTTTTGTTTAACGTCGTTGGCTCGACATCTCCGGAATGGTAACCACCCGACTgaagataggaagaagtaaacTACCTTAACTTACCAACATGTTTGCAAGAGGAAGAATGATGACGAGATTTTATATGGATAGTTTGCAAACCTTTCCTGAGCCCTTCCGGCGAATTAACTTATCAAACCAAGCCTCATTTTTACCTCTAAATGCCTCTGCATCGTCCCGACAATCCCATAAGATAACACACCTTTGTTCCTTATGAGGGGATCCCTGCAAAACACAAGACACATTGCTCGGAATAGGAGATTTCCGGCACTTTGGTAACACATGGTTAGTAGAAGTGTCTATGGCACACAATGAATGAATTGTCGGAGAACGATAAGATGGTTTATTAATTTCAAATTTAACAACCGTCCCATCAAATTCCATGGTAAGAGAACCTTTAGGGACATCTATCTTCGTCCCCGCGGTCCTCAAGAATGGTCTCCCTAATAAGACCGGATAGCACCCgcctcatttttcatatccgaacATAAAATTCAAGGAAAGGCCAACTTTCCAACCCCTACCATGACATTCTCCACAATACCCTTAGGATAGACACTAGACCTATCACCAACCGAACTACAACACTAGTGTCTTTTAAAGGTCCAAGTTTTTAGTCTCATAAATAGAAAAAGGGATGACATTAATAGACGCCCCTAAATCTAACATGGCCTTCTCAAACCTAAGGTCTCCTATGGTACAAGGGATAGCAAACATACCAGGGTCACCACATTTAGGGGGTAATTTCTTTTGAAATAGAGCAGACACATATTCACTAATAATCTCCCCCTTGGAACCCTTACCCTTTACTTTCTTCATCCCTTTCAATTTGTTATTCCTCTTAATAGTGCATAATTCTTTTAAAAACTTAGCATATTTAGGAACACTCTTTAAAAGATTAAGAAGAGGGATATTTACCTCGCACTTTTGAAATACCTCATAAATGTCTTTGTCATGCTCAAAGTGATGGGTTCTCTTCAATGCATCGGGAAAAGGTACCTCCGGTTCCTCCTTCGGTATAGAAGAGGGAATctgctccttctccttgacattAGAAGCTTTTTCATCTTCCTCGATCACTATCTCTTCCTATTTTTCATGAATGGTCACCACCTTAGGCTTAGCTTTTGGCTTTTCAATCTCGACCAATTGCCTACCATTCCTTAATGATATGGCACTCACATTCTCCCTAAGATTCACCACCATTTGAGATGGTAGTGCATTAGAATCTCTAGCCTCCAACCGATTAATTGCAGTGGCCAGCTGACTAACCTGATTTTCAAGATTCTTAAAATTTTGCTTATTATCTGCTCTATCTTGAGTAACACTGAGAGTAAGAGCCCGAATCATATCCTCCGTGGACATTGATGAACTCGGTGGTGCTTGCTCAGCTGCTTGTTGAGGTACTTGTTGATTAAATTGTTGTCCTTGTGGTCTTTGGAGAAACTGACCTCTAGGAGGGTCAGACGATGGACCAGCTTGAGAATTTCCCCAACGAAAGTTAGGGTGAGCCTTCCATCCTTCATTATAGGTCTTGGAATATGGATCCCATTTCCTGTTATTTGTAGTACTCTCCCAAACACCATTCACCACTTCTTGGCCACTTTCTCGCAAGTAGGGACACAAATCATTAGGGTGACCCTCAGTAGCGCATATGCCACAAACAGTAGCCATTTGTCTTCCAGATAACATGTCACGGAGAGTGGAAACAATATTATCAACCTTTTCCTCTAAGCCAGGACTAACACCCATAGCATTTACTCCTCTTCGTGATGGTTTCCTCTCAAACTGTCTAGAGGTCTCACTAGCTCGAAATAACCTCCCAAGCCTCATCTGGATTTTTGTTGGCTATATTTCCTCCACAAGCAGAGTGAATCATGCGACGGTCATCTTGGTTCAGTCCACCACAAAAATACATAATGAGATCCTGATCAGAGTAACCATGGTAAGGGCAACTAGCACAGAGCTTCTTAAATTTCTCAAGATACTCATACATAGTTTCCCCGTCTTGTTCAACATTTCGATGGCTCTTTTCAGCTGAGATGATCGAGAAGGAggaaaatatttctccaagaacGCCTTCTTCATACCTACCCAAGTAGTGATACTTCCCGGTGGGAGATAGTTTAACCAGTCTCTCGCATTGTCCTTCAAGGTGAAAGGAAATGCTCTCAATTTCAACTGCTCGTCAGTAATAGCAGGTGGCTTCATACCAGTGCACACAATATGAAAGTCCGAAAGATGCTTATTCGGATCCTCAATGCTCATACCACTGAAACTTGGTAATTGATGTATCAAACTGCATTTCGGTTCAAAAGTGACTCCATCATCCAATGCTTTGGAAAAGTGATGCACAATGGTTGAACGTTAAGATTTGGAGCTGTGAGCTCCCTTAGAGTGCGGGTCTCTCTAGCCATATTCAAAGGTTCGGGTTGTTCAGAAATTTCAGAATATTCAGAATCTGAATGTAGATCGTCGAACTCACTGCCTTCAGGAACGGCCACTATTGCACCCCGTTTGTTCTTTCGTAACCTGAAAAGAGTATGCTCAATCTCTTGATCGAAAGGCTCGAGGTTCAGGTTAGAAATACAAGTATTATGCATAAACCTACactaaaacacaaaaataattaaTGCCAattcccaagaacggcgccaaaatttgacaaagctaaagtcgtatgcctcaaattaacaatttatatcacttaaatccaattactaaacagtagtaaagcggaaataagggtcgaacccaagggaatcagattaacaatttatgCAATTTATAATGTAGGAACAGTCgatctttaatgtaattaaagatcgTAGTAACAAAAAGGGGGGATTTGAGTTGATTTTCTAACCAACTAAGATTAAAAGCTAATGCAATTTGAGTAATAAAACTAATGATTTTTGGTGTATCAAATGATTTAAAAAGGTCTTAGAgccaagcatatatccacactcaataacaattgatcactgtaagacggtttcaattactaatcttgattactctatcgtgaatgacaaattccaattctccttatgaatagttaattaaaacgaatcccgttcttaatcaaccctaactgttaaacaaccttaacaatccagttcaagATTTAATTCAAAGCAAAGAATATAAAATAGAGAACtcgatagagaataaataatgcatacaatccagttgcactttagatatttatgtgaatcgcttctagtactaatatcaacgtatccCGTTCAATATTAATTCCTAGCTGTTACTAGCGTAgagttaatcaataaatcctattcaattaacaatactaacaatagaatgaagaaatcaatcactagttgtacacctagcaataatcaatcaacattcataaaattaataactaagcaattcacaataatcaagacaagaaattaaaacattcaaactcacaatcgTATTATGAGCGCTTCAATTGCTTGAATCCAAGAAGAAAGATTAGTTACACATCGTCTGCTAAAAACAATAATAGGGTTTCTCTCCTCAAAGTTGTGTCCCCCTtttctaaaactaaaataataagttatatagtaataaggtaaataattaaagtaggaaataaagtactaaaaataataataataataataataaaattcatcggaacaaaccgagtcaaataaggaaacaaaacacGAGAATTTAATTGGAAACAAAGCTGGAAGCGTGACACAGCAGCACGCGCATAGGTCGCACATAGGTCGCGCCTCGGTCGCGCGTAGGTCGAACGCAGGTCAAACGCAGgtcacgcatagctgctgccgctgcccttttcttttgatttatgCGCGCTCAATTAGCGCACTTTAAGCGCACACGTCTCATGTATCTCCATAGGTATCCGGGCCTATCTCTCCTCGGACTTGGACTCCGTTTAAAACTTGTAAAACCGGCCCAATAGCTAACCAAAGCTCACTAACAAATAACCTGCAATTAAGCTTCATAATACTACTCCAAGCCATTAAAACCATACTAAATCGCTCCAAATAACTACGACTAAATGAGTCGTATCAATATTCTACCTTTTCCTTCATCATTAATGGAGTCGGGAATCGAACCATATTTCACCGTACATAAAATTCAATGAGGTTTGTTAATTTCTCTATTAATTTTCCTTAATTTTGATTTATGAGTTTCGAATTTGTTAATTCGTCAACAAATTAGGGTTGACGAATTGTTGATTCGagtttatatacatgtaattgggGTTTTCAATTGAAATTAGGGTTGGATTCATAAATTACCTTAATTGTTTCGAATTTGTTAATTCGTAAACTTTTCACATATTGAAACTCAAGAACTTCTGCCAAATTTTTTAAATTGATTATTTTTTAACCTAAATTAATATGTAGAACTTGCTAAAAATTTAGCTTAGAATCATAATAAGACACAACGAGGACTAATAGTTACAAACAAAGATGGAATAACGCCTAATTTTCAGATTTTATTCTTTTTTAGAGGTGTTTTAATCAACGGTAAATTAATGAACGGGACTGAGGGATTATAATTTTACGTTTAGCTGCAAAATATTTAAACTGAGAATTAGCTTACTAGTGCTTGTTTTCTTGTTATGAATTGATGGGTTTGGATTTTGTAGATTATGAGAATGTGTGTAAATAAAGTTTCTGCTTGGGTTGTGAAGTGTGATTTACTTGAAGATAGGTAAAAATTGTTCAACATGTATTATTGCAGATTGATTTAACCTCTCACATTATACGCAACACCTTGGTCATTAAGATGGGACCTTGGTCTTTGTCCTTTGTTTCAATGTTGTGTATTACTAGTTAATTGTCTTTGTGAAAATAATTACAAAATTTGAAGGATTGGTGGTCTTTACTTTCATGAACTTTGTAAGCTATAGCAGGTGGGTTATGGTTAACATACTTTTGTGCTCTAGGAACACATACATCCGGCGTACCGGCACATCAATTGGTTTTGATTGAACTCAAGTGCTGTGAAGTAGAAGTCTTACTTTGGTAGTTTGGTTCCATGATGGGTGTTAACTTCGATATATTTTAACTCTATGGTCTCAATTGCCAAGTGCAAAATTGCATTTTTTATTGTTCTTATACAAAATCGATGCGTCCATGTCCAGACCGTTGTCACGGAGAAAGACAATAGCTTCTACCATGATTGATTCTACTAAGGGAATATTTACGTTTTACTAGACCTTCTCATCATCCCTTAGATGGGGTACTTGGCTTTGGTAAAGGAAAAATCAGCATGTTTCACAACTCAGTGAGCAGGGTGTGACACGAAACGTTGTTGGTCACTGTTTCAGTGCTCAGGGTGGAGGCTACATGTTCTTTGTCGACAAAAAATACAATTCTTCTCATCTTGATTGGACACCTATGTCACGCCAGCACTCGTAAGAACAAAACTTATTGCATCACATTTggattgggttttgattttgattgctGATCATTTCGTGGACACTGATGGTTCTTCCATCGAGTCTGACAAGTACtcatatattttttttctctCAGGAAACACTATTCTCCTTGATTTGTAGAGCTCATATATGGCCGGAAAACAACGGAAGTTGAAAATATTTTCGTGGTCTTTGATAGCGGAAGTTCATACATCTACTTTGCCTCTCAGGCCTACCATACCTTCATCTCTCTGGTAAGCATTTTGGAAATGATAAATTGGTCTGATGTTTCCCTATAATTTATACCAGTCTCAGATCAATTTGTGCAAATTTGACAGTTCAGAACttaattttttcttttattttcagatAACGAGAGATTTACCTAGAATATTTACGTTTTACTTAGAATATTTACGTTCTTACACAACATCAATGCGTCCATGTCCAGACCGTCCATGATCCTACATTATGAATATTTATGTTTTACTAATTTTGAaagtcaattagctcaaatgggagagcattgtgcaatgcacaagatgtgggttcgactcccatattggctatgaaataccAAATTTTTCTTTTACTCTAAGAATGAAAAATAGTCTAATTGGTA
Encoded here:
- the LOC141640437 gene encoding uncharacterized protein LOC141640437 is translated as MGVSPGLEEKVDNIVSTLRDMLSGRQMATVCGICATEGHPNDLCPYLRESGQEVVNGVWESTTNNRKWDPYSKTYNEGWKAHPNFRWGNSQAGPSSDPPRGQFLQRPQGQQFNQQVPQQAAEQAPPSSSMSTEDMIRALTLSVTQDRADNKQNFKNLENQVSQLATAINRLEARDSNALPSQMVVNLRENEEIVIEEDEKASNVKEKEQIPSSIPKEEPEVPFPDALKRTHHFEHDKDIYEVFQKCEVNIPLLNLLKSVPKYAKFLKELCTIKRNNKLKGMKKVKGKGSKGEIISEYVSALFQKKLPPKCGDPGMFAIPCTIGDLRFEKAMLDLGASINVIPFSIYETKNLDL